One Methylobacterium oryzae DNA window includes the following coding sequences:
- a CDS encoding ATP-binding protein, giving the protein MDTREGRAVRYIFDDFVLSPSEQRLWRAEKVVRLGGRPLEILTALVERAGQVVSKADLHKRAWPRTTVDESNLKVNIAAIRRALEGAEPEKRFIATVSGQGYRFVAPVDVMSWPISAAARRHNLPKPTDLLGRSEDLAVIATKVLQRPLVTITGLGGVGKTSLAVTVGHALVGQFPDGVWMVDLCVIDSDRYLASAFAQEMRIAIHADDPQAALATALADRQCLLVLDCCENALDQAARLATMLATAAPGTHVLATSREPLRMAHETVHRLQPLPAPTAFGTLNAKDVLTFPAVALFVARASAAAPDFSLEDDDAWAVVEICRRLDGLPLALELAATRVGAFGLRGLLRLLNERLDLLDDGRRAGHPRHRGLTATLDWSYGLLSQGEQTLFRRLSVFHGVFPLDAALAIGRSAGEAEHACIGHLADLVAKSLIVAIPGWSARYQLLDTTRAYGLQRLAESGEDDAVRRRHAEFCVAQCRDVSARRSAKAASDPREELVALVQNVRAALDWCLTDRRDPVLGRTLAAEALVVWDTLALLQERIEASEWALASAAPADGPEDRYEITLRASLAAALLQVEGPTARIAELWSGALARAERLSDRDGQLRALWGLCDFQTWVGDHGASFALTERIRTLAAASGDRAAGAAVDRPAATALRYLGRLDEAREAAERLLARAARRDSPGRRLEDHGLIAARGTLANVLWLQGRPDHAVAAARRALVEAEANGQAFALTNALAHTVIPIALHGGDLDEAERGLARLGDHVARHAMRIWQVIADCLEAIVSLSRGDAGGLHRLEDALVEMGEIGFRMRRPAYLGSLASGLAAHGHLPDALARIDDALAASEHGGELWCQPELLRIKGEILLASTGVAGEADAARHFLQAIDLAGSQGAAIWRLRAATSLAALDDRYGGPAALAAVLGGFDEGLNTPDLRAARARRAGRGGLGSDAGRPVSLA; this is encoded by the coding sequence ATGGATACGCGGGAAGGCAGAGCCGTTCGCTACATCTTCGACGATTTCGTATTGAGCCCGTCCGAGCAGCGGCTTTGGCGAGCCGAAAAAGTCGTAAGGCTCGGGGGACGACCTTTGGAAATTCTGACCGCGCTCGTCGAACGCGCAGGTCAGGTCGTAAGCAAGGCGGATCTCCACAAGCGCGCATGGCCGCGAACGACGGTTGATGAGTCCAATTTGAAGGTCAACATCGCGGCGATCCGGCGCGCACTCGAAGGAGCGGAACCGGAGAAGCGCTTCATCGCGACGGTGAGCGGACAAGGGTACCGCTTCGTCGCGCCCGTCGACGTCATGTCCTGGCCGATTTCGGCAGCAGCGCGGCGCCATAACCTTCCGAAACCGACGGACCTGCTCGGCCGATCCGAGGATCTCGCGGTGATCGCGACGAAGGTGCTGCAGCGACCGCTGGTCACGATCACGGGTCTCGGCGGCGTCGGCAAAACCAGCCTGGCCGTGACGGTGGGGCACGCTCTCGTCGGGCAGTTCCCGGACGGGGTCTGGATGGTCGATCTGTGCGTCATCGACAGCGACCGCTATCTCGCGAGCGCGTTCGCTCAGGAAATGCGCATCGCAATCCATGCAGACGATCCACAGGCTGCACTGGCGACTGCCCTGGCGGATCGGCAGTGCCTGCTCGTCCTCGATTGTTGTGAGAACGCCCTCGATCAGGCGGCCCGGCTGGCCACCATGCTCGCGACCGCCGCGCCCGGAACTCACGTATTGGCCACGAGCCGGGAGCCGCTCCGGATGGCGCACGAGACCGTGCATCGCCTCCAACCCCTGCCGGCTCCGACAGCGTTCGGGACGCTCAACGCGAAGGATGTTCTGACTTTCCCGGCCGTGGCGCTGTTCGTCGCGCGCGCCTCGGCCGCTGCTCCAGACTTCAGCCTCGAGGACGACGATGCGTGGGCCGTCGTCGAGATCTGTCGCCGCCTCGACGGGTTGCCGCTGGCGCTGGAACTTGCCGCGACGCGGGTCGGGGCGTTTGGACTTCGCGGCCTCCTCCGTCTGCTGAACGAGCGCCTGGACCTTCTGGACGACGGCCGACGGGCAGGTCATCCCCGGCACCGTGGCCTGACCGCGACCTTGGACTGGAGCTACGGACTGCTGTCGCAGGGAGAGCAGACCCTGTTTCGACGGCTGTCCGTCTTTCACGGCGTCTTCCCGCTCGACGCCGCGCTCGCGATCGGCCGTTCTGCTGGGGAGGCCGAGCATGCGTGCATCGGCCACTTGGCCGATCTCGTCGCCAAGTCGCTGATTGTCGCTATTCCTGGGTGGTCGGCCCGGTACCAGCTTCTCGACACGACGCGGGCCTACGGATTGCAGCGCCTCGCCGAGAGTGGCGAGGATGATGCGGTCCGTCGGCGGCACGCGGAGTTTTGTGTCGCGCAATGTCGCGACGTCTCGGCGCGCAGGAGCGCGAAGGCGGCATCCGACCCGCGCGAGGAGTTGGTCGCGCTCGTCCAAAACGTCCGCGCCGCACTCGACTGGTGCCTAACCGACCGGCGCGATCCCGTCCTCGGTCGAACGCTGGCAGCCGAGGCGCTCGTGGTGTGGGACACGCTCGCGCTGCTCCAGGAACGGATCGAGGCGAGCGAGTGGGCGCTCGCGTCGGCCGCCCCCGCCGACGGTCCGGAAGACCGGTACGAGATCACGCTGCGGGCGTCGCTCGCTGCGGCCCTGCTGCAGGTCGAGGGTCCGACGGCGCGGATTGCGGAGTTGTGGAGCGGGGCGCTCGCCCGCGCCGAACGGCTGTCCGACCGCGATGGCCAGTTGCGGGCGCTCTGGGGCTTGTGCGACTTCCAGACCTGGGTTGGGGACCACGGCGCCTCGTTCGCCCTGACGGAGCGCATCAGGACGCTGGCGGCCGCCAGCGGCGATCGCGCGGCCGGCGCGGCCGTCGACAGGCCCGCCGCCACCGCGCTCCGCTATCTCGGCCGTCTCGACGAGGCTCGCGAGGCAGCGGAGCGCCTGCTGGCCCGTGCGGCCCGCCGTGACAGTCCCGGCCGGCGGCTGGAGGATCACGGCTTGATCGCGGCACGCGGCACCCTCGCGAACGTCCTGTGGCTCCAGGGACGGCCGGATCACGCCGTCGCGGCGGCGCGGCGCGCGCTCGTCGAGGCCGAAGCCAACGGCCAGGCCTTCGCCCTTACGAATGCCTTGGCGCACACGGTGATCCCGATTGCGCTCCATGGCGGCGATCTCGACGAAGCCGAGCGCGGCCTCGCCCGCCTCGGGGACCACGTCGCGCGTCACGCCATGCGCATCTGGCAGGTCATCGCCGATTGCCTCGAAGCGATCGTGAGCCTCAGCCGGGGCGATGCGGGCGGGCTGCACCGCCTCGAGGATGCCCTCGTCGAGATGGGGGAGATCGGCTTCCGGATGCGGCGTCCGGCCTATCTCGGCTCGCTGGCGTCCGGCCTCGCGGCGCATGGCCACCTTCCGGACGCGCTCGCTCGCATCGACGACGCGCTCGCCGCCTCCGAGCACGGCGGCGAACTCTGGTGCCAGCCGGAACTGCTGCGCATCAAGGGCGAGATCCTCCTCGCCTCCACCGGCGTCGCCGGCGAGGCGGACGCGGCGCGGCACTTCCTGCAAGCGATCGATCTGGCCGGCAGCCAGGGAGCGGCGATATGGCGCCTACGGGCCGCGACGAGCCTCGCCGCGCTGGATGACCGGTATGGTGGCCCGGCAGCCCTCGCCGCCGTCCTCGGCGGCTTCGACGAAGGGCTCAACACGCCCGATCTCAGGGCTGCGCGGGCGCGCCGTGCTGGTCGGGGGGGACTTGGCAGCGATGCGGGCCGGCCGGTCTCCCTGGCCTGA
- a CDS encoding VOC family protein, giving the protein MNHQSNDGHGGHIRREVLQVAGAAAAVGLLGATTASAQTGRLGGRDDGPLGARLQGVQHFGVTVQNMDRAFAFYTEVLGGTEVMRDGDFKGEPVHFTLMADQEIVARERRVDPRTIGVPDLKGGSQRLDVRFVQFENVVIELLQYRDATQPMGGGDSWAEPRDHMSPAYPRSMHICFYVRDDVNFDKYIADLEAECARRGMTQVRANRTVPVHSEEQRRAAPRDTNTIKIHEGPSNGWSIIYCKGPEGEQLEFVQVLGPVKKTFADAAEARRAATNRG; this is encoded by the coding sequence ATGAACCATCAAAGCAACGACGGGCATGGCGGACACATTCGCCGTGAAGTCCTTCAGGTTGCCGGTGCCGCTGCAGCCGTGGGCCTTCTCGGAGCAACTACTGCCTCCGCGCAGACTGGGCGACTGGGCGGACGTGACGATGGTCCACTCGGCGCGCGCCTGCAAGGCGTGCAGCATTTCGGCGTCACGGTCCAGAACATGGACCGGGCTTTCGCCTTCTACACCGAGGTACTCGGCGGCACCGAGGTCATGCGTGATGGCGATTTCAAGGGGGAGCCGGTCCATTTCACGCTGATGGCCGATCAAGAGATCGTTGCCCGCGAGCGCCGCGTCGATCCTCGCACCATCGGCGTCCCGGACCTGAAGGGTGGCTCCCAGCGGCTCGATGTCCGCTTCGTCCAGTTCGAGAACGTCGTCATCGAACTCCTGCAGTATCGCGACGCCACGCAGCCGATGGGCGGCGGCGACAGCTGGGCCGAGCCGCGCGACCACATGAGCCCGGCCTACCCGCGCTCGATGCACATCTGCTTCTACGTCCGCGATGACGTGAACTTCGACAAGTACATCGCTGATCTCGAGGCCGAGTGCGCCCGCCGCGGCATGACGCAGGTCAGGGCGAACCGCACCGTACCCGTGCACTCCGAGGAGCAGCGCCGCGCGGCGCCGAGGGATACCAATACGATCAAGATCCACGAGGGTCCGTCGAACGGCTGGTCGATCATCTACTGCAAGGGGCCCGAGGGCGAGCAGCTCGAATTCGTCCAAGTGCTCGGTCCCGTAAAAAAGACGTTTGCTGACGCCGCCGAGGCGCGCCGGGCGGCGACGAACCGGGGCTGA
- the paoA gene encoding aldehyde dehydrogenase iron-sulfur subunit PaoA produces the protein MSPPRPHEVDQRAVDQHAPEASGSLSLSLTVNGERRRLDLDSRVTLLDALREHLHLTGTKKGCDHGHCGACTVLVNGIRINACLSLAAMHDGDAVTTIEGLGRPDRLHPMQAAFIAHDAFQCGYCTPGQICSAVAVLAEIRAGVPSYATGDLMAPMTLDNGELRERMSGNICRCGAYSNIADAVADVAGRP, from the coding sequence ATGAGTCCTCCCAGGCCACATGAGGTCGATCAAAGGGCGGTCGATCAGCACGCTCCGGAGGCATCCGGTTCGCTTTCCCTCTCGCTCACGGTCAACGGCGAACGGCGGCGTCTCGATCTCGACAGCCGCGTGACGCTGCTCGACGCCCTGCGCGAGCACCTGCACCTCACGGGCACCAAGAAGGGGTGCGACCACGGCCATTGCGGTGCCTGCACGGTGCTGGTGAATGGGATTCGCATCAACGCATGCCTCAGCCTCGCGGCCATGCACGACGGGGACGCGGTGACGACGATCGAGGGATTGGGCCGGCCGGACCGGCTTCATCCCATGCAGGCGGCGTTCATCGCGCACGACGCCTTCCAGTGCGGCTACTGCACGCCGGGCCAGATCTGCTCCGCGGTGGCTGTCCTCGCCGAGATCAGGGCGGGCGTGCCGAGCTACGCCACCGGCGACCTCATGGCACCGATGACGCTGGACAATGGCGAACTGCGCGAGCGCATGAGCGGCAACATCTGCCGATGCGGCGCCTACTCCAACATCGCCGATGCCGTGGCGGACGTCGCGGGGAGGCCCTGA
- a CDS encoding alkene reductase, which translates to MPTTADRDLFSPTKIGAIDVANRVAMAPLTRSRAGMDGVHSDLAVAYYRQRASAGLIITEATNISRQGRGYAFTPGIYTEVQAEAWSRVTSAVHEAGGRIVCQLWHVGRMSHVSLQENGEAPVSASAIQAGELVFLESRTQAPPSMPRALRTDEIPDLIGDYRRAAFLAMQAGFDGIEVHSANCYLLDQFIRDSTNRRTDRYGGSVENRTRLAVEVVEAVAEVWGADRVGLRLSPMTRAVGDTPLDSDPQATYGYLARRLGELGLAYLHCVEGQTRGPNGSSAFDYKALHAAFGGAYIANNGYDRQLAIEAIASGYADMIAFGRSFIGNPDLVERLRRNAPLAEADQATFYGGGAEGYTDYPTLDVSGNA; encoded by the coding sequence ATGCCGACGACCGCAGATCGTGATCTGTTTTCTCCAACGAAGATCGGTGCCATCGACGTCGCCAACCGCGTCGCCATGGCACCGCTCACGCGCTCGCGTGCCGGCATGGACGGCGTCCATTCGGATCTCGCCGTCGCGTACTATCGGCAGCGCGCATCGGCCGGCCTCATCATCACCGAGGCGACCAACATCTCACGGCAGGGCCGGGGCTATGCCTTCACGCCGGGCATCTACACGGAGGTGCAGGCCGAGGCATGGTCGCGTGTGACCTCGGCCGTGCACGAGGCAGGCGGCCGGATCGTCTGCCAGCTCTGGCATGTCGGGCGCATGTCGCATGTCAGCCTCCAGGAGAATGGCGAGGCGCCCGTGTCGGCTTCGGCCATCCAGGCCGGTGAGCTCGTCTTCCTCGAGAGCCGCACGCAGGCACCTCCATCCATGCCGCGCGCGCTCCGAACTGACGAGATTCCCGATCTGATCGGCGACTATCGGCGCGCCGCGTTCCTCGCCATGCAGGCGGGCTTCGACGGGATCGAGGTGCATTCCGCGAACTGCTACCTGCTCGATCAATTCATCCGCGACAGCACGAACCGGAGGACAGATCGCTACGGCGGCTCGGTCGAGAACCGCACGCGGCTTGCCGTTGAGGTCGTAGAGGCGGTCGCGGAGGTGTGGGGTGCCGACCGCGTCGGCCTGAGGCTCTCGCCGATGACGCGGGCTGTCGGTGATACCCCGCTCGACAGCGACCCGCAGGCAACCTACGGCTATCTCGCTCGGAGGCTTGGGGAGCTGGGACTGGCCTATCTCCACTGCGTCGAGGGGCAGACGCGCGGGCCGAACGGGTCGTCCGCGTTCGACTACAAGGCGCTGCACGCCGCTTTCGGTGGGGCCTACATCGCCAATAACGGCTACGACCGGCAGCTCGCCATCGAGGCGATCGCCTCCGGCTACGCCGACATGATCGCCTTCGGTCGCTCCTTCATCGGGAATCCCGATTTGGTCGAGCGGCTGCGCCGCAACGCCCCTCTCGCGGAGGCCGATCAGGCGACGTTCTATGGCGGGGGAGCCGAGGGTTATACCGATTATCCGACCTTGGACGTTTCAGGGAACGCATAA
- a CDS encoding VOC family protein: MAYHPVPVTHVGLTVTDIRAATEWYTKAFSCRHIIGPLHVRHDGSHIGEVFKGIFGDRFEEGYVSHLATANGVGIELFEFVTPKSEAVDDNFRYWKTGVFHFCLVDPDVEGLARRIAEMGGKQRSKVWTLFEGEPFKAVYCEDPWGNLIEIYSHSTELMYANRSATAARAE; the protein is encoded by the coding sequence ATGGCCTATCATCCCGTTCCCGTGACGCATGTCGGCCTGACCGTCACCGACATCCGCGCAGCGACCGAGTGGTACACCAAGGCCTTCAGCTGCCGGCACATCATCGGGCCCCTGCACGTCAGGCACGACGGCTCGCATATCGGCGAGGTGTTCAAGGGGATCTTCGGTGATCGGTTCGAGGAGGGATACGTGTCCCACCTCGCCACCGCGAACGGGGTGGGGATCGAACTCTTCGAGTTCGTCACACCGAAGTCGGAAGCCGTCGACGACAACTTCCGCTACTGGAAGACCGGCGTGTTCCACTTCTGCTTGGTCGACCCCGACGTCGAGGGCCTCGCGCGGCGGATCGCCGAGATGGGCGGCAAGCAGCGCTCGAAGGTCTGGACACTGTTCGAGGGAGAGCCGTTCAAGGCGGTCTACTGCGAGGATCCCTGGGGCAACCTGATCGAGATCTACTCGCACTCGACGGAGCTCATGTACGCCAACCGGAGCGCGACGGCCGCCCGGGCGGAGTGA
- a CDS encoding FAD binding domain-containing protein encodes MRPFSYERVASAEAAVAAVAARPGARFIAGGTNLLDLMKFQIEAPAHLVDIRHLPLKAIEDLPDGGLRIGALATNTEVAAHPRVKRDYGVLARAIVAGATGQLRNKATTAGNLLQRNRCPYFYETSLPCNKRQPGSGCSALGGVTRSLAVVGTSPHCIAQNPGDMAVALRVLDATVETVRPDGSQRRIAIGDFHLLPGDRPEIEHPLEPGELVTAVTLPRPPGGTHHYHKVRDRASYAFAIVSVAVVLHKDGTGRVAFGGVAPRPWRVEDAEALLPGGPAAVVTAAFQGATPTAGNAFKIPLAERALALVLSEGRV; translated from the coding sequence ATGCGGCCCTTCAGCTACGAGCGCGTCGCGAGCGCCGAAGCGGCCGTGGCGGCCGTCGCCGCCCGGCCAGGCGCTCGGTTCATCGCGGGCGGTACGAACCTGCTCGACCTGATGAAGTTCCAGATCGAGGCGCCGGCCCATCTCGTCGACATCCGGCATTTGCCCCTGAAGGCCATCGAGGATCTGCCGGACGGCGGTCTGCGCATCGGTGCGCTCGCCACCAACACCGAGGTTGCCGCCCACCCGCGCGTGAAGCGCGATTACGGCGTCCTCGCGCGGGCGATCGTGGCCGGCGCCACGGGGCAGCTGCGCAACAAGGCGACGACCGCCGGCAACCTGCTGCAGCGCAATCGCTGCCCGTACTTCTACGAGACGTCCCTGCCGTGCAACAAGCGCCAGCCGGGCTCGGGCTGCTCGGCCCTCGGGGGCGTCACCCGCTCGCTCGCCGTCGTGGGCACGAGCCCGCATTGCATCGCTCAGAACCCGGGCGACATGGCCGTGGCGCTGCGTGTCCTCGACGCAACCGTCGAGACCGTCAGGCCCGACGGGTCGCAGCGCCGGATCGCGATCGGCGATTTTCATCTGCTGCCGGGCGACCGGCCGGAGATCGAGCACCCGCTCGAACCGGGCGAGCTCGTCACCGCCGTGACGCTCCCGCGACCGCCGGGCGGGACGCACCACTATCACAAGGTCCGCGACCGGGCCTCCTACGCCTTCGCGATCGTGTCAGTCGCAGTCGTCCTGCACAAGGACGGGACGGGGCGGGTCGCATTCGGCGGCGTCGCACCGCGACCGTGGCGGGTGGAGGATGCGGAGGCGCTCCTGCCGGGTGGACCGGCAGCCGTCGTCACGGCGGCCTTCCAGGGCGCGACGCCCACGGCCGGGAACGCCTTCAAGATCCCGCTCGCCGAGCGCGCGCTCGCACTGGTGCTGAGCGAAGGGAGGGTGTGA
- the paoC gene encoding aldehyde oxidoreductase molybdenum-binding subunit PaoC has translation MRFDTPAGQNSIDGQTIVGQPHRRVDGALKVTGTAPYAYERHDAATDPAYGWIVGATIARGRVTRIDAAAARRASGVLAILTTLEHDSAPPGFRTTLHLFGGAEVRHYHQAVALVVAETFEEARAAAHLVRVDYEAEPARCDLAAEAGKAEPIADRDNPDYPVVDRIGAFEEALAAAPVILDEIYTTPDQTHAMMEPHATTAAWRDGKLTIWTSAQVVSWHRNSLAQALGIAKEDLRLDAPFIGGGFGSKLIMRSDALLSALGARAVGRPCKVALQRPLIANNGTRRAGTIQRIRLGATHDGRLTAIGHHSLNGNLSGAYAEAAIAPTRLIYAAPNRELSMRLATLDLAEGNDMRAPGEAPGLMALEIAMDEMAEKLGIDPVAFRIRNDTQVDPRKPHRQFSERHLIECLQLGADRFGWARRNPVPGAVGDGCWLVGMGMAAGFRQNLLMPSGARVRLEQDGRLSVETDMTDIGTGSYTILAQTAAEMMGVPIEAVTVRLGDSDYPEAAGSGGQFGANNATSGLYAACVALRASVAARLGFNAEDVAFADGRVTAGSRSVPLRDAVETGPLTAEDRITYGDLDKEFVQATFGAQFAEVAVNRFTGEMRVRRMLAVIDAGRVLNPLTARSQVIGAMTMGVGSALMEALVVDTRHGFFINHDLGGYEVPVHADIPHLDVVFLDHPDPVSSPMKAKGIGEIGLCGAAAAVANAVYNATGIRVRDYPITLDKLLDRLPRAA, from the coding sequence ATGCGGTTCGACACGCCTGCCGGGCAGAACTCCATCGACGGTCAGACCATCGTCGGGCAGCCCCATCGGCGCGTCGACGGCGCCCTGAAGGTCACCGGGACGGCGCCTTACGCCTACGAGCGGCACGATGCGGCGACCGATCCTGCCTATGGCTGGATCGTCGGCGCCACGATCGCCCGCGGTCGGGTGACGCGGATCGACGCCGCGGCCGCACGAAGGGCTTCGGGCGTCCTCGCGATCCTGACGACGCTCGAGCACGACTCCGCCCCGCCGGGGTTCCGGACGACCCTCCACCTGTTCGGCGGTGCCGAGGTACGCCACTATCATCAAGCCGTCGCGCTCGTCGTGGCAGAGACCTTCGAGGAGGCGCGCGCGGCCGCCCACCTCGTCCGCGTCGACTACGAAGCCGAGCCGGCGCGCTGCGATTTGGCGGCGGAGGCTGGCAAGGCCGAGCCGATCGCGGATCGCGACAATCCGGACTACCCCGTGGTCGATCGGATCGGGGCGTTCGAGGAAGCGCTCGCCGCCGCTCCCGTGATCCTGGACGAGATCTACACCACCCCCGACCAGACTCATGCGATGATGGAGCCGCACGCCACCACGGCCGCGTGGCGCGACGGCAAGCTGACGATCTGGACTTCGGCGCAGGTCGTTTCCTGGCACCGCAACAGCCTCGCGCAGGCGCTTGGCATCGCGAAGGAGGATCTGCGGCTGGACGCGCCGTTCATCGGCGGCGGGTTCGGATCGAAGCTCATAATGCGGAGCGACGCGCTCCTCTCGGCCCTCGGCGCCAGAGCCGTCGGACGCCCGTGCAAGGTCGCGCTGCAGCGTCCGCTGATCGCGAATAACGGCACGCGCCGCGCCGGCACGATCCAGCGCATCCGTCTCGGTGCGACTCATGACGGGCGGCTCACAGCGATCGGCCACCACAGCCTCAACGGAAATCTGTCCGGCGCCTACGCGGAGGCGGCGATCGCGCCGACACGGCTCATCTACGCGGCCCCGAACCGCGAGCTGTCCATGAGGCTCGCGACCCTCGATCTCGCCGAGGGCAACGACATGCGGGCTCCGGGTGAGGCCCCGGGCCTGATGGCGCTCGAGATCGCGATGGACGAGATGGCCGAGAAGCTAGGCATCGATCCCGTCGCCTTCCGGATTCGGAACGACACGCAGGTCGATCCGCGCAAGCCGCACCGGCAGTTCTCGGAGCGGCACCTGATCGAGTGCCTCCAACTCGGCGCGGACCGCTTCGGCTGGGCGCGCCGCAACCCGGTGCCCGGCGCTGTGGGCGATGGGTGCTGGCTCGTCGGCATGGGCATGGCGGCGGGCTTTCGCCAGAACCTCCTGATGCCGTCCGGTGCCCGCGTCCGGCTCGAGCAGGATGGCCGGCTGTCGGTCGAGACCGACATGACCGATATCGGGACCGGCAGCTACACCATCCTCGCCCAGACGGCTGCCGAGATGATGGGTGTGCCGATCGAGGCCGTGACGGTGCGGCTCGGCGACTCGGACTACCCCGAAGCCGCCGGGTCCGGCGGACAGTTCGGCGCGAACAACGCCACGTCCGGGCTCTACGCCGCTTGCGTGGCGCTGCGGGCGAGCGTCGCGGCGCGGCTCGGCTTCAATGCCGAGGATGTGGCGTTCGCGGACGGGAGGGTCACGGCTGGCAGTCGGAGCGTACCTCTCCGCGACGCCGTTGAGACCGGACCACTGACCGCCGAGGACCGGATCACCTACGGCGACCTCGACAAGGAGTTCGTCCAGGCCACCTTCGGGGCGCAGTTCGCCGAAGTCGCCGTGAACCGGTTCACCGGGGAGATGCGCGTCCGCCGCATGCTCGCGGTCATCGATGCCGGCCGGGTGCTCAATCCGCTCACGGCGCGAAGCCAGGTGATCGGCGCCATGACGATGGGGGTAGGGTCGGCGCTCATGGAGGCGCTCGTCGTCGACACGCGCCACGGCTTCTTCATCAACCACGACCTCGGCGGCTACGAGGTGCCGGTCCATGCCGACATCCCGCACCTCGACGTCGTCTTCCTCGACCATCCGGACCCGGTCTCGTCCCCGATGAAGGCCAAGGGCATCGGCGAGATCGGCTTGTGCGGGGCGGCCGCGGCGGTGGCGAACGCCGTCTACAACGCCACCGGCATCCGCGTCCGCGACTATCCCATCACCCTCGACAAGCTGCTCGACCGGCTGCCGCGCGCGGCCTGA